Below is a genomic region from Castanea sativa cultivar Marrone di Chiusa Pesio chromosome 2, ASM4071231v1.
ATGTCCGTGACTGTTTTTAACCTTTAGAATATTCGTATTAGTTTGTGCAAAAAtttgtctattttagcataagagaacctactttttctattttaaacactcactttttaaaacatctcatattagattatctattttatactacattttttttcaaatttaaattttcttgattttttaaattgtttctctttcttcacacacTACAACCACCATCCACTCTCTTCCTTCATCCTTGagatatgtaaagaaaaaaaaatgcaaaatgaatagtgccaatgtaaatttacacggttactgtagcagCCATGCATTTTTGCATAACTTTGCATGGACTGATGTGGGTGAATTTTGGGCTTGGTTGgctaaaatttgatattttttctattatacaagcACTAATGCAAGTGCTCTTATACCCGTGTAGCAGCCAAAGCTGGTATTAATTTGTTGATATGAATCACTTTGTAGATTCAGAAGATGGCTTAGATCTATACTAGTGGAATGCGGAGGCCCTTTCAATGATGTTTTCAGAACAAAACATCCTGACAGGTAAAGAATTTGTAGTTAAAATGGTTTTTGGATTTGTATTAGTTGATGAAGGATTATTTATTGTCCTTGCAAAAACTTGAATCTTGAATCCTTGATTTGACCCCTGGGTTTTGTTTATCATTAAGATGAGAAGCTTTGATTCATTTAAAGTTATTATAGTTTATTGTGTATCTCATTTTTaacgttctctctctctctccccccccccccctcttttaaattttatttttatggcatcttttttaaattcaatgtaCACTTTCATTGGTTTATATCTTAACTTTTTGACTATTTTCTGCTGTTTCCTTTTTGTCCATCTTGAACTTTTGTACAGAAAAGAAGCATTCACATGCTGGCCACAAAACACAGGCGCTGAAGAATTTAATTATGGGAGCAGAATTGACCATGTTTTGTGTGCTGGATCATGCTTGCATCAAGAGCATGACCTGCAAGGCCATAGCTTTATGAATTGCCATGTTATGGAGTGCGACATTCTGACACAGTATAGACGGTGGAAACCTGGAAATACGCTTAGGTAAAGGATCTGGATATATAGCTGTACAGATTATTGGCATGATGCTAGAAGACTTTAGAAATACTTTGCTAATTTTTCCACGTGATGATCATGCCTGCACCATGTCATTATATGGAATCTCAAATAGAACCTCCATGATGCAACGCACCAAACACATTTTATTCCTTATTCCACAAGTCTAAACCATGTTTATTAGAGTTGGTCTTAGTATGATTGACTTTTAATCATGTGTCATTTTTTGTGCATGtacacatgagagagagagagagagagagagagagagagagaataaaatagtGTTTGTCATTTTTCTGCCTAGCTTATTAAAGTGAAAAGAAATTCAGGCTTTGCAAATGCATATCAGTGAtctctttcttttaattccaTTTAACACTCATTCCTTGTCATCTTTGTTAATCGTTAGTACAAATTTTGTGTATGTTCATAAATCCATATATTCAATGTATGTGTATCTCAGCACACTATAGTCAAAGGTGAGCTGGGCCTTGAGGCAAGGTGCCACTAAGGCGCCTTTGAAGCCCTAAGGGGAGGTGCTTTCCTTTAGAGCCAAGGCGAGTTCCTTACACTCCGTGTGAGGTGCTTGAGGTTAGAGACTCgatgaaatttaagaaaaataccaTAGAGATAATTCTATTAAGAAGGGAAGTTTTTCCATTTGCTTAAAATAAGTGGGCTATGAGCTGTCTGTATCAGTAAAGAGACGagaacttaaaaaagaaaaaatgaaaaagaaatgaaaagctTCTGGATGAAAGGCTCAGCAAAAATTGGTTTTAAAGACCGGATCCTATCCATTAGGCATAGAGAATTAGAGACACTTATTATAATTTTCCAATGCATTAGATATGTATGATTTgagttcattatttttttaatgactgtatttaaaatttgactTCTCACTTTGATTGGGTGGGTGCCTTTTTGGCAACTCATGTCTTGACAAAGACTTGTTGCCTTATGGTAGCCTTTTGCCTACACTGTCCCTCTGTTTCTGCGCAAAGGCAAAGATACTACTTTTTCCTGTGTCTCTGCATGTCTGTGCAAGGGCAAAGAGTAACTTTTACCTCATTCCCTACCTACAGGTGGAAAGGTGGGAGAAGCATCAAACTTGAAGGTTCTGATCATGCTCCTGTTTTAACAAGATTACTGGGAATTCCTGACATTGCCCATCATAACACTCCGACAATGTCTGCTAGATATATCCCCATGATTCGTGGTCTCCAGCAAACTCTTGGTACAATAATTTTTCTCATTCGTTGggctttttgttttgtttttgtttatgtgtGTGTCTGTGCGTTGTTGTTGTAATAATTAGATATGTCCATTTTATACAATTGATTATGTCTTCATTGACTTCAGGTAGCGTAAAGTTTTGTGCCATTTTAAGTTTTGAGGAAGCAAGTGGCCACTTTCTTGGCTGAGATATGTTAGAGAAgtatttagaaataattaaaTGAGAGAGATTCAAAATGAGGAGCTAAAAATCTTGTCCCGCCCTCATCCACCATATTCCATATGTATAGGATAGTTGATTACAAGCAATAGGGAATAGCCTTGACAGTGATAGCTAGTGAGGGGCACCTCACCTCTAGGATATGCTGGACTCTTCTAGAATGGTTCAACATAATGCAATGGTGCCACCTATACCATATAAACTCTCTAACAAGAtacattgcattttttttctctcttctagattacaattttaatatataatcaaaTGGATAGAAGGATTTGTTGTGTTTGATATCTGCAAAAGCTTTTCATCTGGTAGACAGTACTCGATGAATGTACTACCATTGGTAGAAGTGAAATATTGAACCTGCTGTTTACCTAAAGATTGAgataaatttagaaatttaatgATCAATATGGTGAAGTTATATCTTTCTGTGTGAGCTTAAACAATTGATGTCAAGCTTAAAAGTGTTGTtgagtatattatatatatgcctcttttgtttatttgtcaCTTGTCAACCTACTGCAACCCTCCTTTTTCCAGGCTTGGGCTCATTTGCAGACAAAATATATAGCACTAAGCACAAATACAtgcactttatatatatatatatatattggagacaaatggaaaaaaaattgggtcaTTGTCTTTGGAAGCTTAATCCTTTGCAGATCTGAATAACTAGAGGGTTAAATACTTTCTTGTTTACATGACCCAGAAATTTaatagtttgtttttttttgttttttgttttctccaaTGATGGCTTGTTTTCTCTACATTAGTGCAAATTTCCTGGGCCCTTGGTCTTGTGCACTGTCAATGAATGAAAGAGAACTTTGCAAATTTTTTCCCCTAGCTGCTTATGCTACTGCAAACTTACCTGATCCATTGTCTTGTGCAGTGTCAGTCTTAATGAAAAGACAAGTTGCTGAACAAAGTAAATCCTTCGAGATGTCAAGTTCAATTTCAGATGAAAATACCAGAATTGAGATGTGCAATGAGAGGATGAAAAGATCATTTGAAAACTGCAGCACTTCTGGTGTATCCCATGATGAATCTTGTCCTTCAAATCTAGAATCTGAAGGTCTTGCTTCTGATACAGATATTCGGTCCAAAGGGTTTGCTAATGACGCCGTTTGTAAAACCTTGCTTATGTCAGGAAGTGAGCATAGTCAATCAGCGCCCAGCAATGGAACCAAGAAAAAGGCTAGAAAAAGTCAATGGTCCCAACTCTCATTAAGGTCATTTTTTCAGAAAAGTTCAAACCTTAGAGATGGTGCTGACAGCTCTAATAATGATATTTCAATCAGTCAGGAAGATATCCCCCTGTCTGATTATCACTCCAATGATACTCCTGTTGTTGACGTTCAAAGCAGCAGTTCCCAGCAGGATGAGTTGAACTCTAGTGCATCAACTCAGGATCAATGTGAACTAAATTCCTGCTCTCTGGAGGAAGAGAAAACTAATGGTGCTTTACTGGAGTGGCGAAGGATACAGCAAGTGATGCAGAAGAGTATACCTCTTTGCAAGGGCCATAGTGAACCAAGTGTTGCTCGGGTAGTGAAGAAACAAGGTCCTAACTTTGGTCGGAGATTTTATGTCTGTGCTCGTGCTGAGGTAATCTTTCACTCATATATCATATTACTTAATTAATTGTGTAATGACAAAATGTAAAAGGAGAAGTTGgaagaaaaaatttgtaagcCTTGCATGAAAAAAATCAGAATGGTTCACGGAGATTTATGTTCAATGCTATTCAATTGCATGAAAGTAATACTGAAACCAATTACTCAATCCCTCTGTTCAGTTATCGGTTATATTGTTATACATCTGTTAGAATACTGGTTATCCTATTGTGTTCATTCAGCTGATGCTAGGAATTGTTGAGTTGTAGTAGCATGTCTTAGTTGCATCAAATTTTACCTGCAGTATGATGTACAGAGCCATACTGGAATTCACTGTACTCCGCTTTCctataatgtttttatttattttttatttttttataagattaaATGATACCATATGTGTTTGTTTAATGAGAGTTTCTGTGGTTGTTTATGTACCATAACTCACTTCAAGTACCCTATAGTAGATTAATGGGATATCCAGACACAAAAGAAAAGGTGAAGGatagaaaagaaaggagaatGCATCTCTGTATTTATCTGCAGGTCTTTTCACCAGTTCATTGGTCTTCAGCACTCTGAAGAGCATAGTGACAGTCAATGGTATATAAAATTAACTAGAGAGAGGTGTTTTCTACTTACAGGGACCTGCATCCAATTCAGAAGCAAATTGTGGTTACTTTAAATGGGCAGATTCAAAATCTCGCCGCAAATGACATGGCACCATGGACGTTCATCTATCCCCGTCTCCCTGATGGTGTTGTCTGATGTGCTGATGATGCCGATTGTGAAATTATGTAATTCAATCTTTCCGCATTGAATCCTTTTCCTGCGTCGTTTATTTGTAATAGTGCCATGCAGTTTCACTATGCATTTTTTGGGGGTAAGGAGCATTTGATCCCATgttgtaaaaagaaaatcatgtgCATAAATTAATGGTTACTTAATCCCTTCGGTAAAGAATGAATTTTCACCTTTGTGAGATGTAATTTAAAATCTCATTCTACCTAGAAAGAAGTGGTATCTAATTTTAAGTAACAGGACACTATTTATACTTTTAAATTCATGAAAAAACTAAATCTTTTTATCGTTAAATGATCATTCGTTTATCACCCCAATGTTCCCCTAGACCATCAAGTCACACTCAAATTTGAGAGAATTGTATCAATGTACTAGTCTAAATTGAGGGCGCAGGGGGAaaggggttttttttccccccgccgcacggggggggggggggggggggttaaatGTGGAAATTGTTCATGACGATACTAATTGCAAAGAAAAACTACTAGTTTCATCCCATTTAACACCTAATTTGGATGGTAGGGAGtaaattgatacaattttttcaaaattgaggTGTCAATTGAACAAATTTATAGTTTGGGGATATCAAATATGGGGCAAAAAGTTTAGGATGGAAAAGTTTAGATTGTCATTTCCTCCCAcccccaaaacaaaagaagattcTAATTATTGATGGGTCTTATTACCTGTTAAGGTAGAATTTAATAATGGTTTTATCCATACTTTTATTGATGGGTCTTATATTACTTTTGCTATTTCTCAATGTACATTAGACCCCTTTGCAGCCTCCTTAATGAGTTTCTAGAGCATCTGTCCATAAAAACCTTATTtatataacatttaaaaatCGAAGCGTACTATTTAATGTTACTAAGCTCTTGTTAAATCACATCATCGGCCACatcaccattttattttattgatttgttcctctaattttttaataatattaaaagaatttaagattattgaagaaaaaaaaaagtgtgcaaggagttctttttaaattaaagtatAAAGGCCAGGTATATATAAAGTTGAAATTGTCCAAGctattattagtaaaaaaatcatcaaagatAAATATGTAAAGTCAATTGgtcaatatatttaatattatcaaaAGATTAGAGGTATAGAtcgataaaaaaaaaggtgatgcGGCCTATGACTCAGTCCACTTCAATCAATTTCAGTCTACTTTGGTTCATTTTGACGCACTTacttaaaaatgagaaaatacaGGTTTAAGTTAAAAATATTGAATACCTATCCTaaaccaaaatttattaaaaatatagataacaaaatgtaatattattatttttaatttaatgatttgtgtggtattatcttttttttttttaatgttttttccCCCTTGATATTAGTATTTTAGATTTTGAGTGGATTGCACAACTTTAGTGTtttgatatgatataatttgaatttgaataccAATtggggatttaaaaaaaaaaatggataagaAATTTGgagatttataatattaaatttagtaTAAATTCTTCAATGAGTTGGATACTACTATGAAGTTTGCCAAATGTAGCATTTTCGTTGAAAATTCTTGCTAAATGAAAAGGTAATATCCAGGCCTATAGATATGGGATATGGGAAGCATAATATATCTAAGTGTATTGAGAAATTTTTGGATGTATTAGACCAAATTTAGATAAGGTATAAAAGAAATCGTTGAATTAATTAATGAGTTTGTGTAATACAAAATGATGGActggaaaaaaattgttatttaattttcagCGTTTCTTTTAATTAGTAGTATATACTTGTTGCTCCATATTGGAGTTGCATtatgcaattttattttgagttttgaaagtTCTCTTTGAAATAGTTTTCTTCTATTTAAAGGTTCTCTTCTATTGTATAAAAGTTCTCTTCTAtttagttttaggtttttttttttcttgattattatattatatatgtctGTGTTTGGTTTGCTTAGTTTCAAAGTGTAGTTTAAGAGTTATCATAGTTTTCATAATCCAATTACTTagcatatatagatataaatatatgattttgtAGCAAGTTTTGAAGGTATTTTGTAGTTGCACAAAAAATTGCTTACCTAAatgtatgattaaaaaaaaagtttatatttcATATGAAGAATGGAGTTTAAAATGTTAACTCCATTTGTTAGGGAGTTAACAAAATTACCTTAGTTGTTTTACAATATTTGTTTAAGATGATTGCTTTAGTTgttttatacaatttaatagGAGTTCTTATATAGTTACaacaaaatctcacaatatttttataacaagttAAGGTGTTGTTAGTTCATTAACTCAAAACGagtttattgtgaaaatgttgttagAATTTATTGTGCCCATACACTTTCTCAATAAGTAGTTGATTTTGTTCTACCTAATTGCCACCCCCCTTggcatgtttaatttttttcacaacagtggtaataataaaatcaataatattgcTTTAAATTTACTTACCGGCCTCCTCAggattttggaaaaaataaaaagttaagcccttataaaaattaattttggtctctttaatatttataattatctCACAAGTCACAAAACCAAAGAATCCAAAAGAAAAGCTTCTGGCCAATAGTCTCTCCAAAACAAATAGTATCGAACATTTAACAAATTCCCAAATCGGGAAATATCACAAAAGTTTATAACACCATGCATGAGCTCACCACTCTCTTTCTGTGTGTGTGAAGTGTGTATATACCGTGAACAAAAGTTTATATCACCTGACACTTGTTTTAGAGGTTATTCAAACTAGCATGTAACTCTATGCAAATgcatggatgcatttaaaactaaacaaaatttttattataaaaatataaataattagtcaaattaatttttttaaagcatgtaacacatgcattcatgcatacatatagatatatttaaaattaaacacaatttttatcataaaatatagataattagtcaaattatatttttaaagtaaacgtgattagtcacatattaaaattcttacctaaatttaatactatttatgatcatttttttttctaatttttaataagatagaacgtgtagtgatttttgttatgttgtgatttttattttatttattttttgagaaacatgtggtgatttttattgagtatatgtgagttttatttatatattttatagttcattaatattaaattcttaactcacttgacacaaaaattaaaaaacttaactagacacatgacacaaatttaagtggataattatggtgtagttCCCACATAAATTTGGACATATGacgcaaaattggattataatttcaaattctaattcaattttctctaagatttacctactaatatatatatatatatatatatatatatatatatatatatatatatatatagatgacttataaatttgaatttttttagttatatgattatgttttttatggtttattatattacACTTATCGTTTTctatactaaattaactaatttggcacaaattttaaaaatttagattagatagaACACGTGGTGCAAAactaaactctaattgaaattcaatttttatactaaattaactcacttggcacaaaattctaaattttatattagatgagacacatgacgcaaaattaaactttaattgaatttcaatttgaaatttaattggattttctttatgctttatctattattatatatatag
It encodes:
- the LOC142623493 gene encoding DNA-(apurinic or apyrimidinic site) endonuclease 2 isoform X1, with translation MKIVTYNVNGLRSRISQFGSLHKLLTSFDADIICFQETKLRRQELTADLAMADGYESYFSCTRTVDKGRTGYAGVATFCRVKSAFSSHEVALPIAAEEGFTGLLENSLNGKGEAHEGLEEFPKDDLLKVDNEGRCVVTDHGHFVLYNLYGPRAECDDAQRIQFKLTFYKILQKRWESLLLQGRRIIVVGDLNIAPTALDRCDAGPDFEKNEFRRWLRSILVECGGPFNDVFRTKHPDRKEAFTCWPQNTGAEEFNYGSRIDHVLCAGSCLHQEHDLQGHSFMNCHVMECDILTQYRRWKPGNTLRWKGGRSIKLEGSDHAPVLTRLLGIPDIAHHNTPTMSARYIPMIRGLQQTLVSVLMKRQVAEQSKSFEMSSSISDENTRIEMCNERMKRSFENCSTSGVSHDESCPSNLESEGLASDTDIRSKGFANDAVCKTLLMSGSEHSQSAPSNGTKKKARKSQWSQLSLRSFFQKSSNLRDGADSSNNDISISQEDIPLSDYHSNDTPVVDVQSSSSQQDELNSSASTQDQCELNSCSLEEEKTNGALLEWRRIQQVMQKSIPLCKGHSEPSVARVVKKQGPNFGRRFYVCARAEGPASNSEANCGYFKWADSKSRRK
- the LOC142623493 gene encoding DNA-(apurinic or apyrimidinic site) endonuclease 2 isoform X2; its protein translation is MIFLRLTMRGVVLLQIMVILFFIICMVLELNVMMHKGSSLSSRFTRYCRWESLLLQGRRIIVVGDLNIAPTALDRCDAGPDFEKNEFRRWLRSILVECGGPFNDVFRTKHPDRKEAFTCWPQNTGAEEFNYGSRIDHVLCAGSCLHQEHDLQGHSFMNCHVMECDILTQYRRWKPGNTLRWKGGRSIKLEGSDHAPVLTRLLGIPDIAHHNTPTMSARYIPMIRGLQQTLVSVLMKRQVAEQSKSFEMSSSISDENTRIEMCNERMKRSFENCSTSGVSHDESCPSNLESEGLASDTDIRSKGFANDAVCKTLLMSGSEHSQSAPSNGTKKKARKSQWSQLSLRSFFQKSSNLRDGADSSNNDISISQEDIPLSDYHSNDTPVVDVQSSSSQQDELNSSASTQDQCELNSCSLEEEKTNGALLEWRRIQQVMQKSIPLCKGHSEPSVARVVKKQGPNFGRRFYVCARAEGPASNSEANCGYFKWADSKSRRK